The following are from one region of the Candidatus Methylomirabilota bacterium genome:
- the folB gene encoding dihydroneopterin aldolase: protein MFLEDVRFYGHHGVTRAQQTVGAWFAVDAELRLDLAPAAASDDLRSTLDYGLIAARIVEVSTKERVNLLERLAGRLAQMLLAEFACDEVRVRVRKLTPPMEGLQGIPGVELTRRRR from the coding sequence CGAAGACGTCCGGTTCTACGGACACCACGGCGTCACGCGGGCCCAGCAGACGGTCGGGGCGTGGTTCGCGGTCGATGCCGAGCTCAGGCTGGACCTGGCTCCGGCCGCGGCCTCGGACGACCTGCGGTCCACCCTGGACTACGGGCTGATCGCCGCCCGCATCGTGGAAGTGTCGACGAAGGAGCGGGTGAACCTGCTCGAGCGACTGGCCGGGCGACTGGCGCAGATGCTGCTCGCGGAATTCGCGTGCGACGAGGTGCGGGTGCGGGTGCGGAAGCTCACGCCGCCCATGGAGGGCCTGCAGGGCATCCCGGGCGTCGAGCTGACCCGCCGGCGACGCTGA
- the folK gene encoding 2-amino-4-hydroxy-6-hydroxymethyldihydropteridine diphosphokinase, which produces MARVFLSVGSNLGDRLECLRRAVDQLRAMQDLRFLDASPLYRTEPWERASAREQADDGGWFFNCAVLIETELEPGALLTRLQSIEDTLGRIRRGGTPEAQRFEPRTLDIDILLYDDRVISGPEHLHIPHLLMHERRFVLRPLADLAPDLEHPVLYQTIRELLDTLEDEHEVLVSDLPRRWFDE; this is translated from the coding sequence ATGGCCCGCGTGTTCCTGTCCGTCGGCTCCAACCTGGGCGACCGGCTCGAGTGTCTGCGGCGCGCGGTGGATCAGCTGCGCGCCATGCAGGACCTGCGATTCCTCGACGCCTCGCCGCTCTACCGCACCGAGCCCTGGGAGCGGGCGTCCGCCCGGGAGCAGGCCGACGACGGCGGCTGGTTCTTCAACTGCGCGGTCCTGATCGAGACCGAGCTGGAGCCGGGCGCGCTGCTGACGCGGCTGCAGTCGATCGAGGACACGCTGGGGCGGATCCGCCGGGGGGGCACCCCGGAGGCCCAGCGCTTCGAGCCTCGCACGCTCGACATCGACATCCTGCTGTACGACGACCGCGTGATCAGCGGCCCCGAGCACCTGCACATCCCCCACCTGCTCATGCACGAGCGGCGCTTCGTGCTGCGGCCGCTCGCCGACCTGGCGCCGGATCTCGAGCACCCCGTGCTGTATCAGACCATCCGCGAGCTCCTCGACACCCTGGAGGACGAGCACGAGGTGCTGGTGTCCGACCTGCCGCGCCGCTGGTTCGACGAGTAG
- a CDS encoding sigma-70 family RNA polymerase sigma factor → MADDEFRQQALQHLDALHNLAVYLTRNGSEAEDLVQETYVRAMRFSHRFQPGTHLRAWLFQILRNTFLTFYRLREREAAISEDGVPESEAPMFHDAASRDSESAGAHMDLERALTRLPEEFKTPLLLAEIEGLALEDVARIMDCPVGTVKSRIFRAKERLRGYLTDYK, encoded by the coding sequence GTGGCTGACGACGAGTTTCGCCAGCAGGCCCTCCAGCACCTCGACGCCCTCCACAATCTGGCCGTCTACCTGACCCGGAACGGGTCCGAGGCCGAGGACCTGGTCCAGGAAACCTACGTCCGGGCCATGCGGTTCTCCCACCGATTCCAGCCGGGAACCCATCTGCGCGCCTGGTTGTTCCAAATACTGAGAAACACGTTCCTGACGTTCTACCGCCTGCGGGAGCGCGAAGCGGCGATCTCGGAGGATGGGGTTCCGGAGAGCGAGGCGCCGATGTTCCATGACGCCGCCTCCCGGGACAGCGAAAGCGCCGGGGCCCACATGGACCTGGAGCGGGCCCTGACGAGACTGCCCGAGGAGTTCAAGACGCCGCTCCTGCTGGCCGAGATCGAGGGACTGGCGCTCGAGGACGTGGCGCGCATCATGGACTGCCCCGTCGGGACCGTGAAGTCACGAATCTTTCGCGCGAAGGAGCGGCTGCGCGGGTACCTGACCGACTACAAGTAG